A single uncultured Acetobacterium sp. DNA region contains:
- a CDS encoding chemotaxis protein CheA codes for MLKNEDFIQEFVEEAREHLENFERILLSDLADISAAQINDAFRAVHSIKGTAGFFGLAKIVEIAHAMETILDFVNRKKVAFSDAEIDLLLEARDRLNVLVNDVKRSDTYPIDDILAKLQLAEADFVNQVGQKDYPVAIELPQDTSQFFAVFDFDQDTQAKIAAFRKTGYHIYGIEMALTDQYLSSSGGIAAIADNLTSVAKVIVMISQAGEPLNWDDLKAGKYNNDSILILAASILEASLFIQVIGLPANCVNVLAEDWQSASAAQANAAGSDREAQDAMLMERCQTDTYEGAESLRVNIKLLDDLMNMASELVLGRNRLLTLLEPEKKRITGLPQVLQNVDRLTSSIQEKIMLTRMQPVGTLFNRYPRLIRDLSKKLNKKLELKIEGGDVELDKSILEGLSDPLVHLVRNAADHGIESAALRKQKGKNEIGTITLKASYEGSVVNIEISDDGSGIDFTRISKIALEKKLYTENELNSFTEKELVKVLFNPGFSTADRLSEVSGRGVGMDVVRTNLDKMGGSIEITSKSGCGTNVKLTMPLTVSIIQSLVVSSNKIKMVIPQADVQETIKLKKASRDQPIEAINGKYFYRLRNELLPVIYLSDLWNPDQVGRVAQDHKIVVLKLGQIRFGLLVEVLIGNEETLIKPLPVILKECGIYSGLTIMGDGKVAPILDIAGIARKMAIVSDAEQQTPLHHPEQKAVAHDDREDFILFRGSGAEILALNIARIKRIDKIKKTEIERVGDRYYIHRGNQPLRVIRPEDYLAINRNPYDGCDYYVITPKLTSLPIGILATEIIENVNFAPVLDSRQFKMKGMFGAAVFDEKMILIINLDALLETVEPDPPRGV; via the coding sequence TTGCTTAAAAACGAAGATTTTATCCAGGAGTTTGTTGAAGAAGCCCGGGAACATCTCGAAAATTTCGAACGGATATTGTTGTCTGATCTGGCCGATATCAGTGCCGCACAGATCAATGATGCGTTTCGCGCGGTTCATAGTATTAAGGGCACCGCCGGTTTTTTTGGGTTAGCCAAGATCGTTGAAATCGCCCATGCAATGGAAACAATTCTGGACTTCGTTAATCGCAAAAAGGTCGCTTTTAGTGACGCTGAGATTGACTTATTGCTGGAAGCAAGAGATCGCCTAAACGTGCTGGTTAATGATGTCAAGCGCAGTGACACCTATCCCATCGATGATATCCTCGCTAAATTGCAGCTGGCCGAGGCTGATTTTGTCAATCAGGTTGGACAAAAAGATTATCCGGTTGCGATCGAACTGCCTCAAGATACCAGTCAATTTTTCGCTGTTTTTGATTTTGATCAGGATACCCAGGCAAAAATAGCAGCATTTAGAAAAACGGGATATCATATTTATGGCATCGAAATGGCACTAACCGATCAATATCTCAGCAGCAGTGGTGGGATTGCGGCAATCGCCGATAATTTAACGTCAGTCGCAAAGGTAATTGTGATGATCAGCCAGGCTGGCGAACCGCTTAACTGGGATGATCTAAAAGCGGGAAAATATAACAATGACAGTATCCTGATCCTGGCTGCCAGTATCTTAGAAGCAAGCCTTTTTATCCAGGTGATCGGACTGCCGGCGAACTGTGTTAATGTCCTGGCCGAAGATTGGCAAAGTGCCTCGGCGGCTCAAGCGAATGCGGCGGGCAGTGATCGTGAGGCCCAGGATGCCATGCTAATGGAGCGGTGCCAGACGGACACGTATGAGGGCGCGGAGAGTCTCCGTGTCAATATTAAGCTGCTTGATGATTTGATGAATATGGCCAGCGAACTGGTCTTAGGGCGAAACCGGCTGCTGACCCTGTTGGAACCCGAAAAAAAGAGGATTACGGGGCTGCCCCAGGTGCTGCAAAATGTTGATCGCTTAACGAGCAGTATTCAGGAGAAAATTATGCTGACCCGGATGCAACCGGTGGGAACCCTCTTTAATCGCTATCCGCGGTTAATCAGAGACCTGTCCAAGAAGCTGAATAAGAAACTTGAGCTGAAAATTGAAGGCGGTGACGTTGAACTTGATAAGTCGATTCTGGAAGGGTTAAGTGATCCTCTGGTTCATCTCGTCAGAAATGCTGCCGATCATGGCATTGAAAGTGCAGCGTTGCGAAAACAAAAAGGCAAAAATGAAATCGGCACGATTACCCTTAAAGCGAGTTATGAAGGAAGTGTTGTCAACATTGAAATTAGTGATGATGGCAGCGGCATTGATTTTACCAGAATCTCAAAAATCGCTCTCGAAAAAAAGCTCTATACCGAAAACGAACTCAACAGCTTTACCGAAAAAGAGCTTGTCAAGGTGCTATTCAATCCCGGCTTTTCGACGGCGGATCGCTTAAGTGAGGTATCCGGTCGCGGGGTCGGCATGGATGTGGTCAGGACTAATCTTGACAAAATGGGCGGCAGTATTGAAATTACGTCGAAGTCCGGCTGTGGTACCAACGTCAAACTGACGATGCCCTTAACGGTTTCCATTATCCAGTCATTGGTGGTATCTTCAAACAAGATCAAAATGGTGATTCCGCAGGCGGATGTACAAGAGACCATCAAGCTGAAAAAAGCCTCCCGGGATCAACCAATCGAGGCGATCAATGGAAAATATTTCTATCGGCTCCGGAATGAACTGCTCCCGGTTATCTACCTGAGTGACTTATGGAATCCTGACCAGGTGGGCCGGGTAGCGCAAGATCATAAGATTGTCGTTCTCAAACTCGGGCAGATTCGCTTTGGCTTACTCGTTGAAGTGTTAATCGGAAACGAAGAAACGCTGATCAAACCGTTGCCGGTGATCCTCAAGGAATGTGGCATTTATTCCGGCTTGACGATTATGGGTGATGGGAAGGTGGCGCCGATTCTGGACATCGCCGGGATTGCCAGAAAAATGGCGATCGTCAGTGATGCCGAGCAACAAACGCCGCTTCATCATCCGGAACAAAAAGCGGTGGCTCATGATGATCGCGAAGATTTTATTTTATTTAGAGGCTCCGGAGCTGAAATTCTGGCGTTAAATATCGCCCGGATCAAACGCATCGATAAAATCAAGAAAACCGAAATTGAGCGCGTTGGCGACCGTTATTACATTCATCGCGGCAACCAACCATTACGGGTGATAAGGCCAGAGGATTATCTGGCCATTAATCGCAACCCATACGACGGCTGCGACTATTATGTCATCACGCCAAAACTGACGTCCTTGCCGATCGGCATTTTAGCGACCGAAATTATCGAAAATGTTAACTTTGCGCCAGTCCTGGATTCGCGTCAATTTAAAATGAAGGGAATGTTTGGGGCGGCTGTATTTGACGAAAAAATGATCTTAATCATTAATCTTGATGCGTTATTAGAAACCGTTGAACCAGATCCCCCAAGAGGTGTATAA
- a CDS encoding chemotaxis protein CheW produces the protein MLKILCFKSGNNLYGIETRYVKEINRHPEITAIPLAPPMVAGMMNLRGQVVSLLDFEKLLGCPTEQPKKHSIVLKKEPGEADVMALLVEQAADVIDVAEALCERPMPYLENEYGTIIKFIAKLEQELLIIIDREKLF, from the coding sequence ATGTTGAAAATTCTCTGTTTTAAATCAGGAAATAATCTTTATGGCATTGAAACCAGATATGTCAAAGAAATCAATCGCCATCCCGAAATAACCGCCATTCCGTTAGCGCCGCCAATGGTCGCGGGGATGATGAATCTGCGTGGTCAAGTCGTCAGTTTGCTGGATTTTGAGAAGCTTTTAGGGTGCCCGACAGAGCAGCCCAAAAAACATTCGATTGTGCTTAAAAAGGAACCGGGCGAAGCGGATGTGATGGCGTTATTGGTTGAACAAGCAGCGGATGTGATCGACGTTGCTGAAGCCCTGTGTGAGCGCCCGATGCCATATTTAGAAAATGAATACGGCACGATCATTAAATTTATTGCCAAACTGGAGCAAGAATTACTGATCATTATTGATAGAGAGAAGCTATTTTAA
- a CDS encoding chemotaxis protein CheX — MNAEHEIKKYEVLPGQVFVAALLETVEQMSGFVLNEVKNDPEADQAREIIGAMVLQGENTMLLTLETNKKSAAPLVSFMTGIETAALDAELLNDGITELINMVGGSARARLETTNYKFVLSVPFTLVGDGVKVVVKKRTDSFIARLVCDEIELLLRVYKL, encoded by the coding sequence ATGAATGCTGAACACGAGATCAAGAAATATGAAGTACTTCCCGGGCAAGTTTTTGTCGCCGCGTTATTGGAAACGGTCGAGCAGATGAGTGGTTTTGTTTTGAATGAAGTTAAAAATGATCCAGAAGCCGATCAGGCGCGTGAAATTATTGGCGCCATGGTGCTACAAGGCGAGAACACGATGTTACTGACCCTGGAAACCAATAAAAAGAGTGCCGCCCCGCTGGTTTCATTTATGACTGGCATTGAAACCGCCGCCTTAGATGCGGAGCTGTTAAATGATGGGATTACGGAATTGATTAATATGGTCGGCGGTTCGGCCCGGGCACGTTTGGAAACGACGAATTATAAATTTGTGTTATCAGTTCCCTTCACCCTTGTCGGTGACGGTGTCAAAGTCGTGGTCAAAAAGAGAACGGACAGCTTTATTGCCAGACTGGTTTGTGACGAGATTGAGCTGCTGTTAAGGGTCTATAAATTATAA
- a CDS encoding methyl-accepting chemotaxis protein — MLRFFDNAKMRTKLIIFFILTGLIPIAIISGLAYTQACNSLVEMKLQEMELYSKVTQNRFTKDFADKAFYTSNVLSNLATVENLITAYQAGDGNGELRKTSYARVEAGLTPQQEANQIESIYITDTAGNVIYASGQLKTTLEGSNLASRDYFKAAMQGQSSITPVQYSDIIKKYYVTLSAPFYSSQNGAIIGTVNSLVLMDSIEAILNEGIGDIGATGNIYLVDQAGLLNTNPTLDGDTEATAFSTTITTEALEQLHTGFDSDNSDFRYAGMYPDYRGENVLGTATFVNIGATKLGMIIEVEEAEALAPVKNLQVMMVIVLLLAIAASAVIVTILSKRITKPLQTVSTLMNEAGQGNLAVRGEFDSRDEIGKLCVDFNQLVEKIGGSLKEIVHATEVLNESADAMDLVASSIAVGSEETSAKINVVSAAVEEISASMEQSNATLLTTADNTSQIASAIEEISGTTRNLAAASEETALSVNQTIILMGQIFESIREVSTSAENVNAEVNTVVEAVKEVNLSVNEINKNCEKSLTITQVADSEAKNTGEIIRTLNLSSKKINKIIKIIDDIADQTNMLALNAAIEAAGAGEAGKGFAVVANEVKELAKQTSEATDEIADQIEGMQENMEQAVSAVARINHVVEEVTTITTLIATAITEQSASTQGISEAAIRASERLDTITDEIKEIDQKAGEVKRGAEESGAAVSEIAKSTAELARAADDAAVNTERASVSMTQLSRATEETSKGAVEISRSIQEINQASEEISEGASKTSIAANRLVDLSLKLGDSVSQFKF; from the coding sequence ATGTTAAGATTTTTTGATAATGCAAAAATGCGGACCAAGTTAATCATTTTTTTTATCCTGACTGGGTTAATCCCGATTGCGATTATTTCCGGGCTTGCCTATACCCAGGCTTGCAATAGTCTGGTCGAGATGAAACTCCAGGAAATGGAGCTATATTCCAAAGTAACCCAAAACCGATTTACGAAAGATTTTGCTGATAAGGCATTTTATACCAGCAATGTGTTATCAAATTTAGCGACTGTCGAAAATCTGATTACTGCCTATCAGGCCGGCGATGGCAATGGGGAACTGCGGAAAACATCTTATGCCCGGGTTGAAGCAGGGCTGACGCCCCAACAAGAGGCCAATCAAATCGAAAGCATTTATATTACAGATACGGCAGGCAATGTCATTTATGCTTCGGGTCAATTAAAGACGACGTTAGAAGGGTCTAATCTGGCGTCAAGAGATTACTTCAAGGCGGCCATGCAAGGACAAAGCAGCATTACCCCGGTACAATATTCGGATATTATCAAAAAATATTATGTGACCCTATCGGCACCCTTTTACAGTTCTCAAAATGGCGCCATTATTGGAACGGTTAATTCACTGGTGTTAATGGACAGTATTGAAGCAATCCTCAATGAAGGGATAGGCGATATCGGGGCGACTGGCAATATTTATCTGGTTGATCAGGCCGGGTTGCTCAACACGAATCCCACTCTCGACGGCGATACCGAGGCGACCGCCTTTTCAACGACGATTACCACGGAAGCGCTTGAGCAACTCCACACCGGTTTTGACAGCGACAATAGTGATTTTCGGTACGCCGGGATGTACCCGGATTATCGGGGCGAAAACGTCTTAGGAACGGCGACATTTGTCAATATTGGGGCAACTAAACTGGGCATGATTATTGAGGTCGAAGAAGCCGAAGCGTTAGCGCCGGTTAAAAATTTACAAGTGATGATGGTGATTGTGTTATTACTGGCCATCGCCGCCAGTGCCGTGATCGTTACGATTTTATCCAAGCGCATTACCAAACCGCTGCAGACGGTCTCAACGCTGATGAACGAAGCTGGACAGGGAAACCTGGCGGTGCGCGGCGAGTTTGACAGCCGCGATGAAATTGGTAAACTCTGTGTTGATTTCAATCAGCTGGTCGAAAAAATCGGCGGTTCATTAAAAGAGATCGTCCACGCCACGGAAGTATTAAATGAATCCGCGGATGCGATGGATCTGGTTGCCAGCAGTATTGCCGTCGGTTCTGAGGAAACAAGTGCGAAAATTAATGTTGTCAGCGCCGCCGTTGAAGAAATCTCGGCGAGTATGGAACAGTCAAATGCGACCCTCCTGACAACGGCCGATAATACCAGTCAAATTGCCTCGGCCATCGAAGAAATCAGCGGCACCACCAGAAATTTGGCGGCTGCCTCGGAAGAAACAGCATTAAGCGTTAATCAGACCATTATCCTGATGGGGCAAATTTTTGAAAGCATCCGGGAGGTGTCAACATCGGCGGAAAACGTCAATGCTGAAGTTAATACGGTCGTTGAAGCGGTCAAAGAAGTTAATCTATCGGTGAATGAAATCAATAAGAACTGCGAAAAATCATTGACGATCACCCAGGTGGCTGACAGTGAAGCCAAAAACACCGGTGAAATCATTCGCACCCTGAATCTGTCTTCCAAAAAAATCAATAAAATCATTAAGATCATTGATGACATTGCCGACCAGACCAACATGTTAGCCCTGAATGCCGCCATTGAAGCGGCCGGAGCCGGCGAAGCGGGTAAGGGTTTTGCCGTGGTTGCCAATGAGGTTAAGGAGCTGGCCAAGCAAACATCAGAAGCAACCGATGAAATTGCGGATCAAATTGAAGGAATGCAGGAGAATATGGAACAGGCGGTTTCGGCCGTTGCGCGAATCAATCACGTCGTTGAAGAAGTGACCACGATAACGACCTTAATTGCAACGGCAATAACCGAACAAAGTGCCTCAACCCAAGGCATTTCAGAAGCGGCGATCAGGGCTTCAGAGCGGTTAGATACGATTACTGACGAAATAAAAGAAATCGATCAAAAAGCCGGAGAAGTAAAACGTGGCGCTGAAGAATCAGGAGCGGCTGTCAGTGAAATTGCTAAAAGCACCGCAGAGCTGGCTCGAGCCGCCGATGATGCCGCCGTGAACACCGAAAGAGCCTCTGTCAGTATGACCCAATTAAGTCGCGCCACCGAAGAAACCTCCAAAGGCGCAGTCGAAATCTCCAGGAGTATCCAGGAAATTAATCAGGCCTCGGAAGAAATCAGCGAAGGTGCTTCAAAGACGTCAATTGCCGCCAATCGCCTGGTCGATCTGTCGCTGAAGCTGGGCGACTCGGTTTCGCAGTTTAAATTCTAA
- a CDS encoding CheB methylesterase domain-containing protein, with product MSRNKPAPDFVPELVVLAASTGGPVALEKIITALKKDFSIPIVVVQHMPSHFTAAFAKALDKKSELHVKEAQDGDVPAAGSVYIAPGGCHLKLTQELKCALALSDDALVNGIRPAVDVLLGSIATSRFIDGIVVVILTGMGADGLAGLQNLSPQKQVYCIVQDEITSTVYGMPRRIVEAKLADEVLPLPAIAARLSVLVRKES from the coding sequence ATGAGCAGAAACAAACCAGCACCTGATTTTGTGCCGGAACTCGTAGTTCTGGCGGCGTCGACGGGGGGGCCAGTCGCCTTAGAAAAGATCATCACAGCCTTAAAAAAAGATTTTTCAATCCCGATTGTGGTCGTCCAGCACATGCCCAGTCATTTCACCGCCGCCTTTGCGAAAGCCTTAGACAAAAAAAGCGAACTGCATGTTAAAGAAGCCCAGGATGGTGACGTGCCAGCAGCCGGAAGCGTCTATATTGCCCCCGGCGGCTGCCACTTGAAGCTGACCCAGGAACTAAAATGTGCCCTGGCGCTTTCTGATGATGCCCTGGTCAATGGCATTCGGCCGGCCGTCGATGTGTTGCTGGGGTCGATTGCCACGAGTCGCTTTATCGATGGCATTGTCGTGGTTATTTTAACGGGGATGGGCGCAGATGGATTAGCCGGCTTGCAAAATTTAAGTCCCCAAAAGCAGGTCTACTGCATTGTCCAGGATGAGATAACCAGTACTGTCTATGGGATGCCCCGGCGGATCGTCGAAGCAAAGCTGGCCGATGAAGTGCTGCCGCTGCCAGCGATTGCCGCGCGGCTTTCAGTGCTAGTCAGAAAGGAGTCATAA
- a CDS encoding response regulator, whose protein sequence is MKMLTIDDSAVVRKIIAAAVVALGHECLEAESAQDALSLLEGPEKIELIFLDWNMPGMNGLEFLKTIKKNDQFKHIPVVMVTTENMPESVIEAVKAGVTHYIQSPFRLKN, encoded by the coding sequence ATGAAGATGTTGACGATTGATGATTCGGCCGTTGTCAGAAAGATTATTGCGGCGGCGGTGGTGGCACTCGGGCATGAATGTCTGGAGGCGGAGTCCGCCCAGGATGCTCTAAGTCTGCTTGAGGGGCCAGAAAAAATTGAATTGATCTTTCTGGATTGGAATATGCCGGGCATGAATGGTCTGGAATTTCTCAAAACGATCAAAAAAAATGATCAATTCAAACATATTCCGGTCGTGATGGTGACCACCGAAAATATGCCGGAGAGTGTTATTGAAGCAGTTAAAGCGGGGGTGACCCACTATATACAAAGCCCTTTTCGATTGAAGAACTGA
- a CDS encoding protein-glutamate O-methyltransferase CheR: MVALSEQEYQLFQRYIAEKCGIALDESKAYLVESRLAKLLIDSQCESFSELFALLESHSDANIETRVIDAITTNETYWFRDPGSWQMITTEWLPQKIAAMQARKNQKIRVWSAAASTGQEIYSLIILISEYLKNNHITAVTIDDFEFLATDISTNVLTIARRGYYDPITIMRGLKPDLRDAYFNREGTSWVLKEAYRKRVRFEPFNLQNSFMLLGKFDLVFCRNVLIYFTEALRSDVFKKTTQVLKPEGVLLIGAAEIYYSMDAYFQKNITSDGTYFTVKETTK, from the coding sequence ATGGTCGCTTTATCAGAACAAGAATATCAACTGTTTCAGCGCTATATCGCCGAGAAATGCGGGATTGCCCTTGATGAGTCCAAGGCTTATCTGGTCGAATCAAGACTGGCAAAGCTTTTGATTGACTCCCAGTGTGAAAGTTTTTCCGAACTTTTTGCGCTGCTGGAAAGCCATTCCGATGCTAATATTGAAACCCGGGTCATCGACGCCATTACCACCAATGAAACCTATTGGTTTCGCGATCCGGGCTCGTGGCAGATGATTACGACGGAATGGCTGCCCCAAAAAATAGCCGCAATGCAAGCCCGAAAAAATCAAAAAATTCGGGTCTGGAGTGCCGCGGCATCAACTGGTCAGGAAATCTATTCGCTGATTATCCTGATTAGTGAGTATCTCAAGAACAATCACATTACCGCTGTTACGATCGATGATTTTGAGTTTTTGGCGACCGATATTTCAACCAATGTCTTAACGATTGCCAGACGGGGTTATTATGACCCGATTACCATCATGCGCGGCTTAAAACCGGATCTCCGCGATGCCTATTTTAATCGCGAGGGAACCTCATGGGTACTAAAAGAAGCGTATCGAAAACGGGTTCGCTTTGAGCCCTTTAACCTGCAAAACAGTTTTATGCTATTGGGTAAATTTGACCTGGTGTTCTGCCGGAATGTGCTGATTTATTTTACCGAAGCACTGCGCAGCGATGTATTTAAAAAGACCACCCAGGTGTTAAAACCGGAAGGCGTCCTGCTAATCGGTGCCGCCGAGATTTATTATTCGATGGATGCTTATTTTCAAAAAAACATCACCAGTGATGGTACGTATTTTACGGTTAAGGAGACAACAAAATGA
- a CDS encoding HD domain-containing phosphohydrolase: MTYLNPAAAQASGWQIDEVQGRPFDAVFSMCHEYTREPLAGLVVRVIECGQTQEITEPTMLFKKDGTMIPIENSVAPIRNKNGAIGGVVVVFRDITVTREKKRKIEYLSYHDALTGLYNRRFYEQLFSQKESELAHPMAFVMGDVNGLKMTNDVFGHTIGDLLLKSIGETLKDSAGPRHQVIRWGGDEFMIVMPGSDLKDAEKLVKRIKEQRKDIRINGTIEASVSFGMALKKSRDDEPGAVLKKAEEMMYQIKLLESKSMRGTTINALLAALDENKAETKAHAMRLSDHVMKLADQLALNVEAKNRLTLLTMLHDIGKVGIPDHILGKPGSLTEAEWLTMKTHPEIGYRIAANVPELHVVAEEILHHHEKWDGTGYPSGLSGDKIPLNSRILAVADAYDAMTHDQVYRPARSHEEAIRELRAQAGTQFDPRLVERFINQVSHWL, translated from the coding sequence ATTACCTACCTCAATCCGGCGGCCGCGCAGGCCAGCGGTTGGCAGATCGACGAAGTCCAGGGCAGACCTTTTGATGCAGTCTTTTCGATGTGCCATGAATATACCCGGGAGCCGCTGGCGGGACTGGTGGTCCGGGTTATTGAGTGCGGCCAAACCCAGGAGATCACGGAGCCCACGATGCTGTTTAAAAAAGATGGCACGATGATTCCCATCGAAAACAGCGTCGCCCCGATCCGCAACAAAAACGGTGCGATCGGCGGGGTGGTCGTGGTCTTTCGGGATATTACCGTGACCCGGGAAAAGAAACGCAAAATTGAATATTTAAGCTACCACGATGCCCTGACCGGCCTTTACAACCGGCGCTTTTATGAGCAACTTTTCAGTCAGAAGGAGAGCGAGCTGGCCCATCCGATGGCTTTTGTCATGGGTGACGTCAACGGCCTGAAGATGACCAATGACGTTTTTGGCCATACCATTGGGGACCTGCTGCTTAAGTCGATTGGCGAAACCCTTAAGGATAGCGCCGGTCCCCGGCATCAGGTGATCCGCTGGGGCGGCGATGAATTCATGATTGTGATGCCCGGGTCAGATCTGAAGGATGCCGAAAAGCTGGTTAAACGGATCAAGGAGCAACGGAAGGACATTCGTATTAACGGCACCATTGAAGCCAGTGTCTCCTTTGGGATGGCACTGAAAAAAAGCCGTGATGATGAACCCGGGGCGGTGCTTAAAAAAGCCGAGGAAATGATGTATCAGATCAAGCTGTTAGAAAGCAAAAGCATGCGGGGAACAACCATTAACGCCCTGTTGGCGGCCCTGGATGAAAATAAGGCCGAAACCAAGGCGCATGCCATGCGATTGTCCGATCACGTCATGAAGCTGGCGGATCAGTTGGCTCTGAACGTCGAAGCAAAGAACCGCCTGACCCTTCTGACCATGCTGCATGATATCGGCAAAGTGGGCATCCCCGATCACATTCTCGGCAAGCCCGGGAGCCTCACCGAGGCGGAATGGTTGACCATGAAAACCCATCCCGAAATCGGCTATCGGATCGCCGCCAATGTGCCGGAACTCCACGTGGTGGCGGAGGAAATCCTCCATCATCATGAAAAATGGGACGGAACCGGCTACCCGAGCGGATTAAGCGGTGATAAGATCCCCCTTAACAGCCGGATTCTGGCAGTCGCCGATGCCTATGATGCGATGACCCATGATCAGGTTTACCGGCCAGCCCGTTCCCATGAAGAAGCCATCCGGGAATTACGGGCTCAGGCCGGAACCCAGTTTGATCCCCGGCTGGTGGAGCGCTTCATTAACCAGGTTTCCCACTGGTTATGA
- a CDS encoding PAS domain S-box protein yields the protein MKQYDRNFLLKRIVKNKNTPAVSGELTMAPKVKKPWRGRLGETDFQRMMMADIPEAMALLVKTPGGWVYCYNNGEHEKLTGFSQKAIRNQDLKTVLGEAYYQVYEKNADWCQESGETIFFNGTACWNGQIKDKMCRMSPVMSDGQDFIVVAELNTEALLNWMRKNHLSATRFDQMFQTHTATMLLIEPETGRIVDANPAAQAFYGYSLEELRTMTIQQINTLSQEAVQALRQQALAGQQQYFLFPHRLKNGAIRLVDVHSSPLEIDGHQYLFSVITDATEREQNAAALYQEKELHKTTMDAIHDGVITTDA from the coding sequence ATGAAACAGTATGACCGGAACTTTTTGTTAAAACGCATCGTCAAAAATAAAAATACCCCGGCGGTCAGCGGCGAATTGACCATGGCGCCGAAAGTCAAGAAACCCTGGCGGGGACGGCTGGGGGAGACTGATTTTCAGCGGATGATGATGGCGGATATTCCCGAAGCCATGGCGCTGCTGGTTAAAACCCCAGGCGGCTGGGTCTACTGTTATAACAACGGGGAGCACGAAAAACTGACCGGGTTCAGCCAGAAAGCGATTCGCAATCAGGATTTAAAAACCGTTCTGGGGGAAGCCTATTATCAGGTCTATGAAAAAAACGCCGACTGGTGCCAGGAAAGTGGGGAGACCATTTTTTTTAACGGCACCGCCTGCTGGAATGGCCAAATCAAGGATAAAATGTGCCGCATGTCCCCGGTAATGAGTGATGGTCAGGACTTTATTGTGGTCGCGGAGCTGAACACCGAAGCGCTGCTGAACTGGATGAGAAAAAACCATCTTTCAGCGACCCGCTTTGATCAGATGTTTCAGACCCACACTGCCACCATGCTGCTGATCGAACCGGAGACGGGGCGCATCGTCGATGCCAACCCGGCGGCCCAGGCCTTTTACGGCTATTCCCTGGAGGAGCTAAGGACCATGACCATTCAGCAGATCAACACCCTGTCCCAGGAGGCGGTTCAAGCTCTGCGGCAGCAGGCGTTGGCGGGGCAGCAGCAGTATTTTCTGTTTCCCCACCGTCTGAAAAACGGCGCGATCCGGCTGGTGGATGTCCACTCCAGTCCCCTTGAGATTGACGGCCATCAGTATCTCTTTTCGGTTATAACCGATGCCACCGAACGGGAACAGAATGCCGCCGCTCTCTATCAGGAAAAGGAGCTCCACAAAACCACCATGGATGCCATCCATGACGGGGTGATTACCACCGATGCCTAG
- a CDS encoding molybdopterin-dependent oxidoreductase: protein MRRTIILVGAVIAVGITVYLVSTMNLFTGNNNGKQDAVSQATANRYQEKEIREYQGVQLDPAIGPRDNSISGIKQVDINSYQLQLTGLVEKPVNYSYEQVLEKEPAQRLITLYCVEGWQATVLWEGVRITDLLADAGVKDEATIVIFHCVDGYTTSMPLATIKDKDMLLAYSANGVTLPASMGFPFIVVAEDKLGYKWARWVNQIELSNDENYQGYWEKRGYANDATVN from the coding sequence ATGCGACGAACAATTATTTTGGTAGGTGCGGTTATTGCAGTTGGGATCACCGTTTACCTGGTCAGTACGATGAACTTGTTTACAGGGAATAATAATGGCAAGCAGGATGCGGTTTCCCAAGCGACGGCCAACCGCTATCAGGAAAAAGAAATCCGCGAATATCAGGGGGTTCAGCTGGATCCGGCCATTGGCCCCAGGGATAATTCAATCTCCGGGATCAAACAGGTGGATATTAACAGCTATCAGCTGCAGCTGACCGGTCTGGTCGAGAAACCCGTAAATTACAGCTATGAACAGGTCCTGGAAAAAGAACCGGCCCAGCGCCTGATTACGCTATATTGTGTGGAAGGATGGCAAGCCACGGTCCTGTGGGAAGGGGTGCGCATCACCGATCTGCTGGCGGATGCCGGGGTTAAAGACGAGGCCACCATCGTGATCTTTCATTGTGTTGATGGTTATACCACCTCGATGCCATTGGCGACCATTAAAGACAAAGATATGTTGTTGGCTTATTCGGCCAATGGCGTGACCTTGCCAGCGTCGATGGGTTTTCCTTTTATTGTGGTGGCAGAGGATAAACTGGGGTATAAGTGGGCCCGGTGGGTGAATCAAATCGAACTGTCCAATGATGAAAACTACCAGGGTTACTGGGAAAAGCGGGGCTATGCCAACGACGCCACCGTGAATTAA